The DNA segment actgactgggacctctctgtcaagaagtccaggatccagttgcagagggtgATGTTCAGGCCTAACCTGCTCAGTTttccaaccagcttttgagggatgattgtgttgaaggcagagctaaagtctatgaatagcatcctgacagatgtgtcttttttatctagATGTgccagggagaggtgaagggcagagcatatggcatcctcagttgaccagtatgcaaactgaagagggtcaaggaaGGCAGGGAGAtttgtctttatgtgtgacatgactaacctttcaaagcacttcatgatgataggcgtgagtgcaactggtcagtagtcatttaggcatgtcactgatgacttcttcggcactggtatgatggtggtcgacttgaagcatgctgggactgacgactggctcagagacgtgttgaagatgtctgtgaggacaccagccagttgactgacacgttctttgaatatgtaaaaacaatatatacatgCAATGTTTCATTAATCAAAGGCAATTATGCatctcattgtttatttatttgtttgtcttttggtTTTGTCATCCCCAGGTTTGGCGTCATCGAAAGAGACCACTGTAGAAGCAGACACTGGATCAAATGTGCTACTAAAGTTTAACACCTCCTTGTATGAGAAAATACAGATATTCAGTGTGGAGTGGCTGTTCAATGAAAGTATAAGCCACACGGTTTTTGCAGCTaacagcacttacaataacactgAAAACCAAGATGAGCAATTCAATAAAAGGGTACAATTCTTCCAAAATGAAATGGCCAATGGAAATATGTCATTAGTACTGAGAGATGTCGCAGAAAAAGACAGCGGTAAATATACCTGCAGAGTCAACACCAATAAAGGAACATATGAGCTAACAGCCATCCGACTGAAAGTATCTAATGGTAAGAGAAACCAGCCACACTTCAAATACACAGATGGACATAGCGCCATCATCAGGTAGTCAACAAAACATGCAATAGGTGTTGGTGTTAGTAAAAGTGTCCAGTGAGTGGACTTATGCTTCTCACTGGGGTGGACAAACTCAGGTTAACATAGGTTTGAAGTGTCCACGACCACATTCTCCACCGGGAGGGATTTTTAAGGAAAAAAGTGAGAGCAGCGGTAGGCAGCATTTCTGTTTGTTGTTGTGAATATCTGGGATCAAGTCACTTAAGAAAATGGCTTAAACTTCAAAACTTGGCCTTAAATGTTGCGTTATACACcacaatgaagcacaaaaatgagGGAGcaggactcaaaaaaaaaaaaagacacaaaaatgccAAACCTTCTCTAAATTCTGGTCAGGGCTTACTGGAGAGGCCTCACTCCCAGGCTGCCTTGCCCCATACTCAAAAGTCATTTTCCTGGCCAACATGGGGCTAAGTCTTTTATTAGATAATTATTAAAGTAGTCCACAACAAAGGGgaagagaaaaaacattaaaatctctaaaccacacacaaaacaaaataaagatttattagaattaaaaaggaacaaaaaaaaacaatatatgaaCAAAAGGTTTGTCCTAGAGGCAAAATCCTAAACTAAACAATTCCCAATAACCACAACTGAGACAACAGTACCTTTAAATATAAGCGGGTTTCAAAAAGCCTAACAATCCGATCCAACAACACAATCACAATGAAAGAAGTCtaaagagagacacagagaacAGCTGTTGATCAGCTTCAGATTAAATGCGGCTGGTGCAGAGCCACAGCTGTCTAATCAGGTGGTCCTGCCTCCTTGGGCACAACATGAAGGAAGCAGGGCAGATAACAGGAAAAAACTACCTGAAAACTTGACAACACACTCcttgataaaataattaataagaaaatcataaaattataaaAGCAGAAATAGAAAACATAACTGAAAGcagaattaataacaaaataatccaataaaaaataaataaacttcaggcatggcataacattaaaaatgaaaaatgaagtagGCCTGACCTGAACTACTTAAACAGGTTACAGCCTAatttaaaaaagtcaaatttatacattttaaaagagaCAAGAAAACTGAAAGAACTCCTGGctcaataaaacaaaagtgagtttcccactaattatataataataataataataataataataataataataataataataataataacagggaAACGCATGGACCTGCGGTCCTCAAATATATGGGGTTCACATGGAACAAGCTGAATATTTTCACTTTGGCCatacattcttatttttcagtatAAAAGAATCCCACTCCACATCAAGCACATCACCAATCTAATTTCATAAATTGTGCTCTTCAACCACATGTTGATGTAAGGATGTGAAAGCCTTGTTTTTATATGGGTGAAAATTGTAAGTATTTGATGATCTCCTCATTTGTTGACAtacatttctctgtcattttcgTTTTTGCACTCTCTATCACTGATTATGTCTGGAATGTTGATGAGCtgcatccagaatccagacactcatcaaaggctataggaggacagcatctagaggctgttagatttacaaaaggaggttcaactaagtattgatgtcatatctctgttggggtgcccacatttatgcacctgtctaattttgttatgatgcatgttgcatattttctgttaatccaataaacttaatgtcactactgaaatactactgtttccataaggcatgtcagatattaaaaggaagttgctactttaaaagctcagccaatgagaaacaaaaatccaaaaaattaagaggggttctcaaactttttcatatgactatatatatatatatatatttatatattgtggagctcggcacggacacagacaggcggacaagtttaaatcacccaacacacatttattacaatttgtATATATGATTCACTaaatccatggcaagcaagatgcacgcaagacagccacacccgccaactcacagagccccgcccaccaacaattcactaagcagccgaccatggcgcaagagcgaaagcatttgccaagaatgttttcattattcaagaacgaaagtcggaggttcgaagaagatcacataccgtcgtagttccgaccatacacaatgcggcgttattcccatgatccgccgggcagccaactgggtaaccaaagtctttgggttccagggGTAGTATGGTTGAACTTAAAGGAactgacggaagggcaccaccaggtgtggagcctttggcttaatttgactcaacacgggaaacctcacccggcccgaacgtggctcacaggtgcatgtggactgtagcacagactaaagcgactgaggcggtgtttggaaaatgaacagtcaacgtgcctcacaagtgcatgtggactgtacacagacgaagcgactcaggtgaggagttgggggccagaaacatgagcaggcagtgcgtactgaacgatgactaagaaatcggcatactagaatggcgggggagccggggcggaatgggcgtcagacAATCGAACTTGcttatctagaggatgtaaatgtcctaacgaggtttccgtaggtgaacctgtggAAGGATCGTTActggttgtgccgacccgtcgttggacggttaagaccgaaacctctcgggcccgcttccctgccctctctccggagaggcggagggggcggaatgggcgtcctcaCTGGACGTCCTTCCCCTCTGACCCCATTCCGccctgggaggtgggggcgcagcggcggtcctccagttttcagtcacgtacaattgtatgttgctctctccagagttccatcttatcctcaaacccaccccattttgACAACTGTGtatttcaggaagtgttcacccatcaatacaaaATCATGCGGCTTATGCAACGCCACAGGTTAGCTGGTCTTCCATTTTTacacaagtgcacacacaaccccaaacaactcccccaaaagtccaggccaacaacacaatgcctctctcttcaggccgcctcctttcctctccaccaagaccttgtcttcttgacctcccaactccagcccacaaacggagggaggcagccccttttattcccacccagaCGTGCTgcaggtgcctcctgattagcttccgccggctaAGTAGtagaagtaccggctgcacacccggaaacactccgggtgtccccaatcctcttccccccagtatttccgggtgtggcgtaagtgctgagttccagggctccgtaggcattggggcgccccctggtggtgagcacgggcccctacagggcttaGCTTCAAAGCTGTGTACCCGTGGTCCACATAGACACCAGGAcggttgcccccacgtggtctgggggaggcttAAGCTCTCCTCCGGACCTCCTGAGCGTCCCGGCCGGGTACCatccccagccacctgtgacaatatatactgcatatgtatacactttatgaatcaaatcttgtatttgtgcacGGATGGAACTGTCCATATCCAGCCTccagttgtaaagtgcaaaaccttttggCAAAAAGGTCGTGGCTTTCCGCAAAACAATTTGATCCTTCAAAAAACCATAATCGCCAAGCTTTTCGGCAGGCACATTTCGTAATGAAAGGAGGGCGTCACTAGATAAGAAcggggtgacgataacagcccaatgacatttgtcccatcctaacaaagtcgccacttgttcaaaagccaaaagaaacatctccgGGTCATCAGAcggacccatcttcgtcagcacattcttagcattgtccggaaGCGGAGACAGAGGAACAACTCGTCTAGCAACTTGCGCAGGAGTTGGTGGTGGTGGAGGCGGAACATACCGTTGAGGGATTGGAGTAGCTCTTGGAGGCTGAACATACTGTTGGGTATCTCTTCGTCGGACACACGGAGGTTGGACACTTGGAGGACGCTCGGAATCTAAATCATCTTCTGGATCGTATGGGAGTGGAACATTTTGGGCGAGATGAAAAAGGTATTCGGCTTCCAactgtgcatccatctgt comes from the Erpetoichthys calabaricus chromosome 4, fErpCal1.3, whole genome shotgun sequence genome and includes:
- the LOC114641150 gene encoding uncharacterized protein LOC114641150; this translates as MTDLGVSSCYINTVFYFYGSKTLSLGERLSPARTVREKEELDGHIHPGNQRHLLPGIEKTEQSNEMKDLLTFCLVVQILHFIPCLASSKETTVEADTGSNVLLKFNTSLYEKIQIFSVEWLFNESISHTVFAANSTYNNTENQDEQFNKRVQFFQNEMANGNMSLVLRDVAEKDSGKYTCRVNTNKGTYELTAIRLKVSNGGNLLKLNVAVVAVVLLIIFNLLYT